In one Rutidosis leptorrhynchoides isolate AG116_Rl617_1_P2 chromosome 8, CSIRO_AGI_Rlap_v1, whole genome shotgun sequence genomic region, the following are encoded:
- the LOC139864498 gene encoding uncharacterized protein, which yields MYTDPRRHPVNFEVGDRVYLKVSPWKGVIRFGKRGKLAPIFIGPFKIIQRVNDQTVVLEVPTELAVINNTFNVCYLRKCMVDDETQLVPSSDLRVDLNQKLVEEAVRIVDRNVTKLREKEIHMVLVE from the coding sequence ATGTATACCGATCCACGGAGACATCCAGTAAACTTTGAGGTGGGTGATCGAGTTTACTTAAAAGTTTCTCCGTGGAAAGgagttatcaggtttggtaagcggGGTAAGTTGGCACCGATATTCATTGGGCCGTTCAAGATTATCCAGAGGGTTAATGATCAGACGGTTGTGTTAGAAGTTCCGACAGAGTTGGCAGTGATAAATAacacatttaacgtgtgttatcttagGAAGTGTATGGTCGATGACGAGACGCAACTGGTTCCATCGAGTGATTTGAGGGTGGACCTGAATCAAAAGCTAGTTGAAGAAGCGGTTAGGATTGTCGATAGAAATGTGACAAAGTTAAGAGAGAAGGAGATCCACATGGTGCTTGTTGAGTGa